The following DNA comes from Sediminitomix flava.
AATGTGTTCCCATTCTTAGAGACTTCAATGTATTCAGTAAAGAACTTTATCAGTCTTTAGCATCCGAATTAGAATTCCAGTTGCATGGCAAAGGGCTTCTAATGCTCTATCGTGATGCTGAGACTGAAAAAGAAGAAATAGAAACGGCTCATCTTGCCAATAAATCAGGCGTAAAAGCAGAAATTTTAAGTGCTCAAGAAGTTCATAACTTGCAAGGAGGTTTAATTGAAGACATCAGAGGTGGCGTGTATTTCCCAGGAGATGCCCACCTAAATCCTTCTCAAGTGATTCAATCACTCTATCAAGCCATTCTAAAACTTGGAGGTAGAGTTGTATCAAAAGAAACTGTTCAAAAAATTGAATGGGATAGCAAAGGAATCAGAAGAGTAGAAGGAAAAAGTGGTGCGTTTTACAAAGCTGATAAATTCCTTTTTGCTACAGGAAATTGGCTTCCTGAGCTTACTAAACAACTTGGATTCTCTCCATTGATGCAAGCAGGAAAAGGCTATAGCATTACTAAAAATCAAATGGAAGACAAACTGCAAATTCCATGTATTCTAGCCGACGAAAGTGTTGCGATGACTCCAATAGGTGATCAGATGAGAGTAGCAGGAACAATGGAAATCAACGGTGCAAATGAACGCATTAGTAAAAAAAGAGTTCAAGGCATCTGTTCTGCAGTAGAAAAATATTTCCCAAACTATAAAATGGAATTACCTTCTAGTGAAAACATTCAATGGGGATTCAGACCATGTACACCAGACGGACTTCCATATTTAGGAAAGTTGAAATCGCATCAGAATGTTTTTATTTCCGCAGGTCATGCTATGATGGGAAT
Coding sequences within:
- a CDS encoding NAD(P)/FAD-dependent oxidoreductase; translated protein: MEKVVIIGGGIIGLSSAYYLLKEGYDVTLIDKKDFKDGASQVNAGLIVPSHIVPLSAPGMIEKGIKWMFDSSSPFYLKPRLNLPLMKWGYRFYRSATKEHVSKCVPILRDFNVFSKELYQSLASELEFQLHGKGLLMLYRDAETEKEEIETAHLANKSGVKAEILSAQEVHNLQGGLIEDIRGGVYFPGDAHLNPSQVIQSLYQAILKLGGRVVSKETVQKIEWDSKGIRRVEGKSGAFYKADKFLFATGNWLPELTKQLGFSPLMQAGKGYSITKNQMEDKLQIPCILADESVAMTPIGDQMRVAGTMEINGANERISKKRVQGICSAVEKYFPNYKMELPSSENIQWGFRPCTPDGLPYLGKLKSHQNVFISAGHAMMGMSLGPASGKLLAELISGKELSLSIDAFNPNRFD